The following are encoded in a window of Arthrobacter sp. OAP107 genomic DNA:
- the rplP gene encoding 50S ribosomal protein L16, with product MLIPRRVKHRKQHHPGRSGAATGGTKVSFGEYGIQALSPAYVTNRQIESARIAMTRHIKRGGKVWINIYPDRPLTKKPAETRMGSGKGSPEWWVANVKPGRVLFELSGVNEEVAREALRLAIHKLPLKARIVRREGGE from the coding sequence ATGCTTATCCCACGTCGAGTCAAGCACCGTAAGCAGCACCACCCGGGTCGTTCCGGCGCTGCCACGGGCGGCACCAAGGTCTCCTTCGGTGAGTACGGCATCCAGGCTCTGAGCCCGGCATACGTCACGAACCGTCAGATCGAATCTGCCCGTATCGCGATGACCCGCCACATCAAGCGTGGCGGTAAGGTCTGGATCAACATCTACCCGGACCGTCCGCTGACCAAGAAGCCTGCCGAAACCCGCATGGGTTCCGGTAAGGGTTCGCCGGAGTGGTGGGTCGCCAACGTCAAGCCGGGCCGGGTTCTCTTCGAACTCTCCGGTGTCAATGAAGAGGTAGCTCGCGAGGCCCTGCGCCTGGCAATCCACAAGCTGCCGTTGAAGGCACGCATTGTGCGTCGCGAAGGTGGTGAGTAG
- the rplC gene encoding 50S ribosomal protein L3: MTATRNVKGLLGTKLGMTQVWDENNKLIPVTVVQADSNVITQLRNAETDGYVAVQIGYGQIDPRKVTKPLAGHFEKAGVTPRRHVVELRTADAAEYELGQELSVEVFEAGQKIDVVGTTKGKGFAGVMKRHGFHGVGASHGAHKNHRKPGSIGGASTPSRVFKGMKMAGRMGAVRHTTLNLTVHAVDVEKSLLLIKGAVPGARGQVVLVRTAVKGA, from the coding sequence ATGACCGCAACCCGTAACGTAAAGGGCCTGCTGGGCACGAAGCTCGGCATGACCCAGGTCTGGGACGAGAACAACAAGCTCATCCCCGTCACTGTTGTCCAGGCTGACTCGAACGTCATCACCCAGCTGCGCAATGCAGAGACTGATGGCTACGTCGCCGTTCAGATCGGCTACGGCCAGATCGATCCCCGCAAGGTCACCAAGCCGCTGGCTGGTCACTTTGAAAAGGCAGGCGTCACGCCTCGCCGTCACGTCGTCGAACTCCGTACCGCAGATGCTGCCGAGTACGAGCTGGGCCAGGAGCTCTCCGTAGAGGTCTTCGAAGCCGGCCAGAAGATCGACGTCGTTGGCACCACCAAGGGTAAGGGCTTCGCCGGTGTTATGAAGCGTCACGGCTTCCACGGCGTTGGAGCTTCCCACGGTGCCCACAAGAACCACCGTAAGCCCGGTTCTATCGGTGGAGCATCCACCCCGAGCCGCGTCTTCAAGGGCATGAAAATGGCCGGCCGCATGGGCGCCGTTCGTCACACCACGCTGAACCTGACGGTCCACGCGGTTGACGTCGAGAAGTCGCTGCTCCTGATCAAGGGCGCCGTTCCCGGTGCCCGCGGCCAGGTCGTACTCGTACGCACCGCCGTGAAGGGAGCCTAG
- the rpsQ gene encoding 30S ribosomal protein S17, whose amino-acid sequence MSEKDENVTETATAATAEQRGYRKTRRGYVVSDKMDKTIVVQVEDRVKHALYGKVIRRTSKVKAHDEQNTAGIGDLVVIAETRPLSATKNWRLVEILEKAK is encoded by the coding sequence GTGAGTGAAAAGGACGAGAACGTGACGGAAACTGCTACGGCAGCTACGGCTGAGCAGCGCGGTTACCGTAAGACGCGTCGCGGCTACGTGGTCTCTGACAAGATGGACAAGACCATCGTTGTTCAGGTTGAAGACCGCGTGAAGCACGCCCTGTACGGCAAGGTCATCCGCCGCACCTCCAAGGTCAAGGCACACGACGAGCAGAACACCGCCGGCATCGGCGACCTGGTTGTCATCGCCGAGACCCGCCCGCTGTCCGCCACCAAGAACTGGCGGCTCGTGGAGATCCTCGAGAAGGCTAAGTAA
- the rpsC gene encoding 30S ribosomal protein S3, producing the protein MGQKVNPHGFRLGITTDHVSHWFADSTKSGQRYKDFVREDIRIRQLMSTGMERAGIAKVEIERTRDRVRVDIHTARPGIVIGRRGAEADRIRGELEKLTGKQVQLNILEVKNPEMEAQLVAQGVAEQLTSRVAFRRAMKKAMQSAQRAGAKGIRIACSGRLGGAEMSRSEFYREGRVPLHTLRANIDYGFYEAKTTFGRIGVKVWIYKGDVTSKELAQQAAAAPSRGRSGDRPGRPGGADRGDRRRRNDRPAADAAPAAAAPAAEAAAPAQAAEGGQA; encoded by the coding sequence GTGGGACAGAAAGTAAACCCGCACGGGTTCCGACTCGGCATCACCACCGATCACGTATCGCACTGGTTCGCTGACAGCACCAAGTCCGGTCAGCGGTACAAGGACTTCGTTCGCGAAGACATCCGTATCCGCCAGCTCATGTCCACGGGCATGGAGCGCGCCGGTATCGCCAAGGTTGAGATCGAGCGCACCCGTGACCGTGTCCGCGTGGACATCCACACGGCACGCCCGGGCATCGTCATCGGCCGCCGCGGCGCCGAGGCAGACCGCATCCGTGGCGAGCTCGAAAAGCTCACCGGCAAGCAGGTTCAGCTCAACATCCTCGAGGTCAAGAACCCCGAGATGGAAGCCCAGCTTGTTGCCCAGGGTGTTGCAGAACAGCTGACTTCCCGCGTGGCATTCCGCCGTGCGATGAAGAAGGCAATGCAGTCCGCGCAGCGTGCCGGTGCCAAGGGTATCCGTATCGCTTGCTCGGGCCGTCTGGGTGGCGCAGAAATGTCCCGCTCGGAGTTCTACCGCGAAGGCCGTGTGCCCCTGCACACCCTCCGCGCGAACATCGACTACGGCTTCTACGAAGCCAAGACCACCTTCGGCCGCATCGGCGTGAAGGTCTGGATCTACAAGGGTGACGTCACCTCCAAGGAACTGGCTCAGCAGGCAGCTGCTGCTCCGTCCCGTGGCCGCTCCGGCGACCGTCCGGGCCGCCCGGGTGGCGCTGACCGTGGTGACCGCCGCCGTCGTAACGACCGTCCGGCAGCCGACGCAGCTCCTGCTGCTGCAGCTCCGGCAGCCGAGGCAGCAGCACCGGCACAGGCAGCAGAAGGAGGACAGGCTTAA
- a CDS encoding GH1 family beta-glucosidase, translated as MMVQNADAGNSASVENLAGRLRPDFMLGVAAAAFQIEGALAADGRGPSGWDAFAAKPGNILNGHSPAVACDHYNRVPEDVALMRELGIDSYRFSISWPRIHPEGRGAANPRGLDFYDRLVDLLLAAGISPMATLYHWDTPLPLERSGGWMNRATAERFAEYAAAAGKRLGDRVAQWVTLNEPVSVTLNGYALGVHAPGRDLLFKALPSVHHQLLGHGLAVQALRAAGVSGTIGVTNLHSPVRPATRRLADRLLAKVCDLVLNRVYADPLLLGRYPAPPLAARPWFRFLSRTSDDDLRLISQPLDFYGVNYYYPVRVAAGHGLPETPTGNAQAMARVPFHFAAFPEYPITGFGWPVAPNHLGILLRELKDRYGEALPPVYITESGASFPEPEHVTGPIADSDRIDYLAHHLDQAVKATAPGGIAHDVQLLGYFVWTFMDNFEWAAGYSQRFGLVHVDFETLKRTPKKSFYWLQELSRARPRTA; from the coding sequence ATGATGGTGCAGAACGCCGACGCCGGCAATTCCGCGTCGGTGGAAAACCTCGCCGGACGCCTGCGCCCGGATTTCATGCTGGGTGTTGCTGCCGCCGCCTTCCAGATCGAGGGCGCCCTCGCCGCGGACGGCCGCGGGCCGTCCGGCTGGGATGCCTTTGCGGCGAAGCCGGGCAACATTCTCAACGGGCATTCGCCGGCGGTGGCCTGTGACCACTATAACCGTGTTCCAGAAGACGTTGCCCTCATGCGCGAGCTCGGCATCGACTCGTACCGCTTCTCGATCTCCTGGCCCAGGATCCATCCGGAGGGCCGCGGCGCAGCCAACCCGCGGGGCCTGGACTTCTACGACCGGCTGGTTGACCTGCTGCTGGCGGCCGGCATCTCCCCCATGGCCACGCTCTACCACTGGGACACTCCCCTCCCCCTTGAGCGCAGCGGCGGATGGATGAACCGCGCTACGGCTGAGCGGTTCGCGGAGTACGCGGCCGCCGCGGGCAAGCGGCTCGGCGACCGTGTGGCGCAGTGGGTCACGCTCAACGAGCCCGTATCCGTTACGCTGAACGGCTACGCCCTCGGCGTCCATGCGCCCGGCCGCGACCTGTTGTTCAAGGCGCTGCCATCCGTCCACCACCAGCTGCTCGGGCACGGGCTCGCCGTACAGGCCCTGCGCGCCGCCGGCGTGAGCGGGACTATCGGCGTCACCAACCTGCACTCCCCCGTACGCCCTGCCACGCGGCGGCTGGCGGACAGGTTGTTGGCCAAGGTCTGCGACCTTGTCCTCAACCGCGTGTACGCCGATCCCCTCCTCCTGGGACGCTACCCTGCCCCGCCACTTGCCGCACGCCCCTGGTTCAGGTTCTTATCCCGGACGTCCGACGACGACCTCCGGCTGATCAGCCAGCCGCTCGACTTCTACGGGGTGAACTACTACTACCCTGTCCGGGTTGCCGCGGGACACGGCCTGCCGGAGACCCCCACCGGCAACGCACAGGCCATGGCGCGGGTGCCGTTCCACTTTGCGGCCTTCCCCGAATATCCCATCACCGGGTTCGGGTGGCCGGTGGCCCCGAACCACCTGGGCATCCTGCTGCGGGAACTCAAGGATAGGTATGGGGAAGCATTGCCCCCGGTGTACATCACCGAGAGCGGCGCAAGCTTTCCGGAGCCCGAGCACGTCACCGGCCCGATAGCGGACTCGGACCGCATCGATTACCTTGCGCACCACCTGGACCAGGCGGTGAAGGCCACTGCGCCCGGCGGCATCGCGCACGACGTGCAGCTGCTCGGCTACTTCGTCTGGACGTTTATGGACAACTTCGAATGGGCCGCCGGGTATTCGCAGCGCTTCGGCCTGGTGCACGTGGATTTCGAGACCCTGAAACGGACGCCCAAGAAGTCCTTTTATTGGCTGCAGGAACTCAGCCGGGCACGGCCGCGCACAGCGTGA
- the rplD gene encoding 50S ribosomal protein L4, giving the protein MANTVKVDLPAEIFDVQTNVPLLHQVVVAQLAAARQGTHKTKTRAEVSGAGRKPFKQKGTGRARQGSIRAPHMTGGGVVHGPTPRDYSQRTPKKMIAAALRGALSDRARNGRVHVVSELVAGDKPSSKAALAVLRGVSERKNLLVVIERANDVAALSVRNLAEVHVLYVDQLNTYDVLVSDDVVFTKAAYEAFVADKAAKNEEDAK; this is encoded by the coding sequence ATGGCTAACACTGTCAAGGTTGACCTGCCTGCAGAGATCTTCGACGTTCAGACCAACGTGCCGCTGCTGCACCAGGTCGTCGTTGCCCAGCTCGCTGCTGCTCGCCAGGGTACCCACAAGACCAAGACCCGCGCCGAAGTTTCCGGTGCAGGCCGCAAGCCGTTCAAGCAGAAGGGCACCGGCCGCGCCCGTCAGGGTTCGATCCGCGCTCCTCACATGACCGGCGGTGGCGTCGTCCACGGGCCCACCCCGCGTGACTACAGCCAGCGGACCCCCAAGAAGATGATTGCTGCTGCCCTGCGCGGCGCTCTCTCTGACCGTGCCCGCAACGGCCGCGTCCACGTTGTTTCTGAACTGGTTGCCGGCGACAAGCCGTCCTCCAAGGCAGCACTGGCAGTCCTGCGCGGAGTTTCCGAGCGCAAGAACCTGCTGGTCGTCATCGAGCGCGCGAACGACGTTGCTGCACTGTCCGTGCGCAACCTCGCCGAAGTCCACGTCCTGTACGTGGACCAGCTGAACACCTACGACGTGCTCGTTTCCGACGACGTAGTCTTCACCAAGGCTGCCTACGAAGCATTCGTTGCTGACAAGGCTGCAAAGAACGAGGAGGATGCCAAGTGA
- the rpmC gene encoding 50S ribosomal protein L29 — MAVGSKDLAPAQLDGFDNERLVEELRKSKEELFNLRFQSATGQLENHGRLRAVKKDIARIYTVLRERELGIRAEVAAPVVEAKEEKKSKKSAAKKAEKPAEAETEEDAK, encoded by the coding sequence ATGGCAGTAGGGTCGAAGGATCTCGCACCCGCACAGCTGGACGGTTTCGACAACGAGCGTCTCGTTGAAGAACTCCGCAAGTCCAAGGAAGAGCTGTTCAACCTGCGTTTCCAGTCCGCCACCGGACAGCTGGAGAACCACGGTCGTCTGCGCGCGGTAAAGAAGGACATCGCACGCATCTACACCGTTCTCCGTGAGCGCGAGCTGGGCATTCGTGCCGAGGTTGCCGCACCGGTTGTGGAAGCCAAGGAAGAAAAGAAGTCCAAGAAGTCTGCAGCTAAGAAGGCTGAAAAGCCGGCCGAGGCTGAGACCGAGGAGGACGCCAAGTGA
- the tuf gene encoding elongation factor Tu — translation MAKAKFERTKPHVNIGTIGHVDHGKTTLTAAISKVLYDKYPTLNEKRDFASIDSAPEERQRGITINISHVEYQTEKRHYAHVDAPGHADYIKNMITGAAQMDGAILVVAATDGPMAQTREHVLLARQVGVPYLLVALNKADMVDDEELLDLVEMEVRELLSSQGFDGDEAPVVRVSGLKALEGDPEWVKSVEDLMAAVDESVPDPVRDRDKPFLMPIEDVFTITGRGTVVTGRAERGTLAINSEVEIVGIRPVQKTTVTGIEMFHKQLDEAWAGENCGLLLRGLKRDDVERGQVVVKPGSITPHTDFEANVYILSKDEGGRHNPFYSNYRPQFYFRTTDVTGVITLPEGTEMVMPGDNTEMTVALIQPIAMEEGLGFAIREGGRTVGSGRVTKIIK, via the coding sequence GTGGCAAAGGCAAAGTTCGAGCGGACTAAGCCGCACGTTAACATCGGTACCATTGGTCACGTTGACCACGGTAAGACGACGTTGACGGCCGCCATTTCCAAGGTGCTGTACGACAAGTACCCGACTCTCAACGAGAAGCGTGACTTCGCGTCGATCGACTCTGCTCCGGAAGAGCGTCAGCGCGGCATTACCATCAACATCTCCCACGTTGAGTACCAGACCGAGAAGCGCCACTACGCACACGTAGACGCTCCGGGTCACGCTGACTACATCAAGAACATGATCACCGGTGCTGCTCAGATGGACGGCGCAATCCTCGTGGTTGCCGCTACTGACGGTCCGATGGCTCAGACCCGCGAGCACGTTCTGCTCGCCCGCCAGGTTGGTGTTCCCTACCTGCTGGTCGCGCTGAACAAGGCAGACATGGTTGACGACGAGGAACTCCTCGACCTCGTCGAAATGGAAGTTCGTGAGCTCCTGAGCTCGCAGGGCTTCGATGGCGACGAAGCACCGGTTGTCCGCGTTTCCGGCCTCAAGGCCCTGGAAGGCGACCCGGAGTGGGTCAAGTCTGTTGAGGACCTGATGGCTGCTGTCGACGAGTCCGTTCCGGACCCCGTACGTGACCGCGACAAGCCGTTCCTGATGCCGATCGAAGACGTCTTCACGATCACCGGCCGTGGCACCGTTGTTACGGGCCGCGCCGAGCGTGGAACCCTCGCCATCAACTCCGAGGTCGAGATCGTCGGCATCCGCCCGGTCCAGAAGACCACGGTTACCGGTATCGAGATGTTCCACAAGCAGCTCGACGAAGCATGGGCCGGCGAGAACTGTGGCCTGCTGCTCCGCGGTCTGAAGCGCGACGACGTCGAGCGTGGCCAGGTTGTCGTCAAGCCGGGTTCCATCACCCCGCACACCGACTTCGAGGCTAACGTCTACATCCTCTCCAAGGACGAAGGCGGACGTCACAACCCGTTCTACTCGAACTACCGCCCGCAGTTCTACTTCCGTACCACGGACGTAACCGGCGTTATCACCCTGCCGGAAGGCACGGAAATGGTTATGCCTGGCGACAACACTGAGATGACCGTTGCGCTCATCCAGCCGATCGCTATGGAAGAGGGCCTCGGCTTCGCTATCCGTGAAGGCGGCCGCACCGTTGGTTCGGGACGTGTCACCAAGATCATCAAGTAA
- the rplW gene encoding 50S ribosomal protein L23, producing the protein MSAATIKDPRDVVLAPVVSEKSYGLIDEGKYTFLVDPRSNKTEIKLAVEKIFSVKVESINTINRAGKRKRTKFGWGTRKSTKRAIVTLKEGTIDIFGGPLA; encoded by the coding sequence GTGAGCGCAGCCACCATCAAAGACCCGCGCGACGTTGTGCTTGCACCCGTCGTCTCGGAAAAGAGCTACGGCCTGATCGACGAGGGCAAGTACACCTTCCTGGTGGACCCCCGCTCGAACAAGACCGAGATCAAGCTGGCCGTGGAGAAGATCTTCTCCGTCAAGGTCGAATCGATCAACACCATCAACCGTGCCGGTAAGCGCAAGCGCACCAAATTCGGATGGGGCACCCGCAAGAGCACCAAGCGTGCCATTGTGACCCTCAAAGAAGGCACTATCGACATCTTCGGCGGTCCGCTCGCGTAG
- the rplN gene encoding 50S ribosomal protein L14, which yields MIQQESRLKVADNTGAKEILTIRVLGGSGRRYAGIGDVIVATVKDAIPGGNVKKGDVVKAVIVRTKKERRRADGSYIKFDENAAVILKNDGDPRGTRIFGPVGRELRDKKFMKIVSLAPEVL from the coding sequence GTGATTCAGCAGGAGTCGCGACTCAAGGTTGCCGACAACACGGGTGCTAAGGAAATCCTTACCATTCGCGTTCTCGGTGGATCTGGCCGTCGCTACGCAGGCATTGGCGACGTAATCGTCGCAACCGTCAAGGATGCAATTCCGGGCGGCAACGTAAAGAAGGGCGACGTCGTCAAGGCTGTCATCGTCCGTACCAAGAAGGAACGCCGCCGTGCGGATGGTTCCTACATCAAGTTTGACGAGAACGCAGCCGTCATCCTGAAGAACGACGGTGACCCCCGCGGTACCCGTATCTTCGGACCGGTTGGTCGTGAACTCCGTGACAAGAAGTTCATGAAGATCGTTTCTCTGGCTCCGGAGGTGCTCTAG
- the rplB gene encoding 50S ribosomal protein L2 → MGIRKYKPTTPGRRGSSVADFTEITRSTPEKSLVRPLPKKGGRNNTGKITTRHKGGGHKRQYRLIDFRRHDKDGVNARVAEIEYDPNRTARIALLHYVDGTKRYIIAPNKLSQGDFVEAGANADIKPGNNLPLRNIPVGTVIHAVELRPGGGAKMARSAGASVQLVAKEGRFAQLRLPSGEIRNVDVRCRATIGEVGNAEQSNINWGKAGRMRWKGVRPTVRGVAMNPVDHPHGGGEGKTSGGRHPVNPNGKPEGRTRRPNKESDKLIVRRRRTGKNKR, encoded by the coding sequence ATGGGAATCCGTAAATACAAGCCGACTACGCCGGGCCGCCGCGGCTCGAGCGTAGCTGACTTCACCGAAATCACGCGGTCGACGCCGGAAAAGTCGTTGGTACGTCCGCTGCCCAAGAAGGGCGGCCGTAACAACACCGGTAAGATCACCACCCGTCACAAGGGTGGTGGACACAAGCGCCAGTACCGTCTGATCGACTTCCGTCGCCACGACAAGGACGGCGTCAACGCCCGCGTTGCCGAAATCGAGTACGATCCGAACCGCACGGCTCGCATCGCCCTCCTGCACTACGTTGATGGCACCAAGCGCTACATCATCGCCCCGAACAAGCTCTCCCAGGGCGACTTCGTGGAAGCCGGCGCCAACGCTGACATCAAGCCTGGCAACAACCTGCCCCTGCGCAACATCCCCGTGGGTACTGTTATCCACGCGGTTGAGCTGCGCCCGGGCGGCGGTGCCAAGATGGCCCGTTCCGCCGGTGCATCTGTTCAGCTCGTCGCCAAGGAAGGCCGCTTCGCCCAACTGCGTCTGCCCTCCGGCGAAATCCGCAACGTTGACGTGCGCTGCCGCGCCACGATCGGCGAGGTCGGCAACGCCGAGCAGTCGAACATCAACTGGGGCAAGGCCGGCCGTATGCGGTGGAAGGGCGTTCGCCCGACCGTCCGTGGTGTCGCCATGAACCCGGTTGACCACCCGCACGGTGGTGGTGAAGGTAAGACCTCCGGTGGTCGTCACCCGGTCAACCCGAACGGTAAGCCTGAAGGCCGTACCCGCCGCCCCAACAAAGAGAGCGACAAGCTTATTGTTCGTCGCCGTCGTACTGGCAAGAACAAGCGATAG
- the fusA gene encoding elongation factor G, producing the protein MAQDVLTDLSKVRNIGIMAHIDAGKTTTTERILFYTGVNHKIGETHDGASTTDWMEQEKERGITITSAAVTCFWENNQINIIDTPGHVDFTVEVERSLRVLDGAVAVFDGKEGVEPQSETVWRQADKYNVPRICFVNKMDKLGADFYFTVDTIISRLGAKPLVMQLPIGAENDFIGVVDLLYMRALVWPGDAKGDVTMGAKYEIREIPEDLKAKAEEYRSTLVETVAEASEELMEKYLEGEELTIDELKAGIRKMTINSELYPVFCGSAFKNRGVQPMLDAVVDYLPNPLDVPPMIGHDPRDEEKELTRKPSAEEPFSALAFKIAAHPFFGQLTFIRVYSGHVEAGAQVVNSTKGKKERIGKLFQMHANKEMPVEGATAGHIYAAIGLKDTTTGDTLCDSSNQIVLESMSFPEPVISVAIEPNTKGDQEKLSTAIQKLSAEDPTFQVSLNEDTGQTIIAGMGELHLDILVDRMRREFKVEANVGKPQVAYRETIKRAVERHDYTHKKQTGGSGQFAKIQIAIEPLDTAEGELYEFENKVTGGRVPREYIPSVDAGIQDALNDGVLAGYPVVGIKATLVDGAYHDVDSSEMAFKIAGRMAFKEAARKANPVLLEPLMDVEVRTPEEYMGEVIGDLNSRRGQMQSMEDAQGVKVVRAHVPLSGMFGYIGDLRSKTQGRAVYSMTFNSYAEVPKAVADEIIQKSRGE; encoded by the coding sequence GTGGCACAGGACGTGCTTACAGACCTTAGTAAGGTCCGCAACATCGGCATCATGGCCCACATCGATGCCGGCAAGACCACCACCACCGAGCGCATTCTGTTCTACACAGGTGTGAACCACAAGATTGGCGAAACGCACGACGGCGCTTCGACCACTGACTGGATGGAACAGGAAAAGGAACGCGGCATCACCATCACGTCTGCCGCCGTGACCTGCTTCTGGGAAAACAACCAGATCAACATCATCGACACCCCGGGCCACGTGGACTTCACGGTTGAGGTTGAGCGCTCCCTGCGCGTCCTCGACGGTGCAGTTGCCGTCTTCGATGGCAAGGAAGGCGTTGAGCCGCAGTCTGAGACCGTTTGGCGCCAGGCTGACAAGTACAACGTTCCGCGCATCTGTTTCGTCAACAAGATGGACAAGCTCGGCGCTGACTTCTACTTCACCGTAGACACCATCATCAGCCGCCTGGGTGCCAAGCCGCTGGTTATGCAGCTGCCCATCGGTGCCGAGAACGACTTCATCGGCGTCGTGGACCTGCTCTACATGCGCGCACTGGTGTGGCCCGGCGATGCCAAGGGCGACGTGACCATGGGCGCCAAGTACGAAATCCGCGAGATCCCGGAAGACCTCAAGGCCAAGGCCGAGGAATACCGTTCGACCCTCGTGGAGACCGTTGCAGAGGCCTCCGAAGAACTCATGGAGAAGTACCTCGAGGGTGAAGAACTCACCATCGACGAACTCAAGGCCGGCATCCGCAAGATGACGATCAACTCCGAGCTCTACCCGGTGTTCTGTGGCTCCGCGTTCAAGAACCGTGGCGTTCAGCCGATGCTCGATGCAGTCGTCGACTACCTGCCGAACCCGCTCGACGTCCCGCCGATGATCGGTCACGATCCCCGCGACGAAGAGAAGGAACTGACCCGCAAGCCGTCCGCGGAAGAGCCGTTCTCCGCTCTGGCGTTCAAGATTGCTGCGCACCCGTTCTTCGGCCAGCTCACCTTCATCCGCGTGTACTCCGGTCACGTGGAAGCAGGCGCACAGGTGGTTAACTCCACCAAGGGCAAGAAGGAGCGCATCGGCAAGCTGTTCCAGATGCACGCCAACAAGGAAATGCCTGTTGAGGGCGCTACCGCGGGCCACATCTACGCAGCGATCGGTCTGAAGGACACCACCACGGGCGACACCCTGTGCGACTCCAGCAACCAGATCGTCCTCGAGTCCATGAGCTTCCCGGAGCCCGTGATCTCGGTTGCCATCGAACCCAACACCAAGGGTGACCAGGAGAAGCTCTCCACGGCCATCCAGAAGCTCTCCGCTGAGGACCCGACCTTCCAGGTCTCCCTCAACGAAGACACCGGCCAGACCATCATCGCCGGCATGGGCGAGCTCCACCTGGACATCCTGGTGGACCGCATGCGCCGCGAGTTCAAGGTCGAGGCCAACGTTGGCAAGCCGCAGGTTGCTTACCGCGAAACCATCAAGCGTGCCGTTGAGCGTCACGACTACACGCACAAGAAGCAGACCGGTGGTTCCGGCCAGTTCGCAAAGATCCAGATCGCGATCGAGCCGCTGGACACTGCGGAAGGCGAGCTGTACGAGTTCGAGAACAAGGTCACTGGTGGCCGCGTTCCGCGCGAATACATCCCGTCCGTCGACGCCGGTATCCAGGATGCACTGAACGACGGTGTCCTGGCCGGTTACCCGGTTGTTGGCATCAAGGCAACGCTGGTTGACGGCGCTTACCACGATGTTGACTCTTCGGAAATGGCGTTCAAGATCGCCGGCCGTATGGCTTTCAAGGAAGCCGCACGCAAGGCGAACCCTGTTCTGCTCGAACCGCTGATGGATGTTGAGGTCCGCACCCCTGAGGAATACATGGGTGAAGTTATCGGTGACCTCAACTCCCGCCGTGGCCAGATGCAGTCCATGGAAGATGCCCAGGGCGTCAAGGTTGTCCGCGCACACGTACCGCTGTCCGGCATGTTCGGCTACATCGGTGACCTGCGTTCGAAGACCCAGGGCCGCGCTGTGTACTCCATGACGTTCAACAGCTACGCCGAGGTCCCGAAGGCAGTTGCCGACGAGATCATCCAGAAGTCCCGCGGCGAATAG
- the rpsJ gene encoding 30S ribosomal protein S10, translating to MAGQKIRIRLKSYDHEVIDVSARKIVETVTRAGATVVGPVPLPTEKNVYCVIRSPHKYKDSREHFEMRTHKRLIDIIDPTPKAVDSLMRLDLPADVNIEIKL from the coding sequence ATGGCGGGACAAAAAATCCGCATCCGGCTGAAGTCATACGACCACGAGGTCATTGACGTTTCAGCACGGAAGATCGTTGAGACGGTCACGCGCGCAGGCGCAACGGTAGTCGGCCCGGTGCCGCTGCCGACGGAGAAGAACGTGTACTGCGTTATCCGCTCTCCCCACAAGTACAAGGACAGCCGCGAGCACTTTGAAATGCGCACGCACAAGCGTCTGATCGACATCATCGACCCCACGCCCAAGGCTGTTGACTCGCTCATGCGTCTGGACCTGCCGGCCGACGTGAACATCGAAATCAAGCTGTAG
- the rpsS gene encoding 30S ribosomal protein S19, whose amino-acid sequence MPRSLKKGPFVDQHLFVKVARENEKGTKNVIKTWSRRSMIIPDMLGHTIAVHDGRKHIPVFVTESMVGHKLGEFAPTRTFRGHVKDDRKGKRR is encoded by the coding sequence ATGCCACGCAGCCTGAAAAAAGGTCCTTTCGTTGACCAGCACCTCTTTGTGAAGGTCGCAAGGGAAAACGAAAAGGGCACCAAGAACGTCATCAAGACCTGGTCCCGCCGCTCGATGATCATCCCCGACATGCTCGGGCACACGATCGCCGTGCACGACGGACGCAAGCACATCCCGGTGTTTGTCACCGAGTCGATGGTCGGGCACAAGCTCGGCGAATTCGCTCCCACGCGGACATTCCGCGGCCATGTCAAGGACGACCGTAAGGGCAAGCGCCGCTAG
- the rplV gene encoding 50S ribosomal protein L22, producing the protein MEAKAIARHIRVTPMKARRVVNLVRGKQANEALAILKFAPQAASEPVFKVVQSAISNARVLADRDGVAFDEGDLIISEAFVDEGPTMKRFQPRAQGRAFQIKKRTSHITVVVATPEKEEAR; encoded by the coding sequence ATGGAAGCCAAGGCAATTGCGCGCCACATCCGCGTAACGCCTATGAAGGCCCGGCGCGTCGTCAACCTTGTTCGTGGAAAGCAAGCGAACGAGGCTCTGGCAATTCTGAAGTTTGCCCCCCAGGCAGCTTCGGAGCCGGTATTCAAGGTAGTTCAGTCGGCAATCTCCAACGCCCGCGTCCTCGCGGACCGCGACGGTGTTGCGTTCGACGAAGGTGACCTCATCATCAGCGAAGCGTTTGTTGATGAAGGCCCGACCATGAAGCGGTTCCAGCCGCGTGCTCAGGGTCGTGCATTTCAGATCAAGAAGCGCACCAGCCACATCACCGTGGTAGTCGCTACCCCGGAGAAAGAGGAGGCTCGCTAA